One part of the Desulfuromonadales bacterium genome encodes these proteins:
- a CDS encoding D-2-hydroxyacid dehydrogenase, with protein MKIVVLDGYTLNPGDLSWQALEALGDCTVYERTPKELVIERAAGAEIILTNKVLLGAEQLAQLPQLRYIGVTATGYNVVDVDAARQRGVTVTNVPAYSTASVAQMVFALLLELSQQVGHHAGLVREGRWTASVDFCFWDRPLVELDGLTLGIVGFGAIGRRVARLARAFGMEVLVHTAHPEKYRETAEGSEARFVGLDELFRASDIVSLHCPLTEETRALVDARRLALMKSSAFLINTGRGPLVDEAALAAALNTGGIAGAGLDVLSVEPPPVGNPLLQAANCCITPHIAWATRAARERLLETAAGNIRAYLTGAPQNVVS; from the coding sequence ATGAAGATTGTCGTACTCGACGGCTACACCCTGAACCCGGGCGACCTCAGCTGGCAGGCCCTCGAAGCGCTGGGGGACTGCACGGTTTACGAGCGGACGCCGAAGGAGCTGGTGATCGAGCGGGCGGCGGGGGCCGAGATCATTCTGACCAACAAGGTGCTGCTCGGGGCCGAGCAACTGGCGCAGTTGCCGCAACTGCGCTACATCGGCGTGACGGCCACCGGCTACAACGTGGTCGATGTCGACGCCGCCCGGCAGCGGGGCGTCACGGTGACCAATGTCCCGGCCTACAGTACGGCGTCGGTGGCGCAGATGGTCTTTGCCCTGCTCCTCGAACTGAGCCAGCAGGTCGGCCACCATGCCGGTCTGGTGCGGGAGGGGCGCTGGACGGCTTCGGTCGACTTCTGCTTCTGGGATCGGCCGCTGGTCGAGTTGGATGGACTTACCCTGGGGATCGTCGGTTTCGGCGCCATCGGCCGGCGCGTCGCCCGGCTGGCACGGGCCTTCGGCATGGAGGTGCTGGTGCACACCGCCCACCCGGAGAAGTACCGGGAGACTGCCGAGGGGAGCGAAGCGCGCTTCGTCGGTCTCGACGAACTGTTCCGCGCCAGCGACATCGTCAGCCTGCACTGTCCGCTGACCGAAGAGACCCGGGCTCTGGTCGACGCCCGCCGTCTCGCCCTGATGAAGTCCTCCGCCTTTCTCATCAACACCGGCCGCGGGCCGCTGGTCGACGAGGCGGCCCTCGCCGCCGCGCTGAACACCGGAGGCATTGCCGGGGCTGGTCTCGACGTCCTCTCGGTAGAGCCGCCGCCGGTCGGCAACCCCCTGCTGCAGGCTGCCAACTGCTGCATCACCCCGCATATCGCCTGGGCAACCCGGGCGGCCCGCGAGCGGCTTCTGGAGACGGCGGCAGGGAACATCCGCGCCTATCTGACCGGCGCACCGCAGAATGTGGTGAGCTGA
- a CDS encoding P-loop NTPase — translation MPTAQSILDTDESLRESALPGRHPRLWAVGSGKGGVGKSVVTANLAIALAQKGKKCVILDADLGGANQHTILGMPNPRTSLADLFARTVPSLKEILLPTPVPNLWLISGAQAQLDMANPKHALKEKIIRQLGTLDVDHVLIDLGAGSTFNVLDFFLAAHERIVVVAPVPTAIENAYHFLKAAYFRGLKRAIQRAGAARIVDQAMEEKVARGIRSPRELLAQITAMDPAAGAAIALDVAALAPRLIVNQVQQEEELELGRRMALAYRDYFGVQANFLGAIRSDDRVRHAIRMKRPVLEVFPQSVFAQAIREIAEYRLNTEEVGNAG, via the coding sequence TTGCCGACGGCACAATCAATCCTGGATACCGACGAATCGTTGCGGGAATCGGCCTTGCCGGGCAGGCACCCCCGGCTCTGGGCCGTCGGCAGCGGCAAGGGGGGGGTGGGGAAGTCCGTCGTCACGGCCAACCTGGCCATTGCCCTGGCACAGAAGGGGAAGAAGTGCGTGATCCTGGACGCCGACCTGGGCGGCGCCAACCAGCACACCATTCTCGGCATGCCGAATCCGCGCACCTCCCTGGCCGACCTGTTCGCCCGCACGGTCCCCTCCCTGAAGGAAATTCTGCTCCCCACGCCGGTTCCCAATCTCTGGCTGATCAGCGGCGCCCAGGCCCAGCTCGACATGGCCAACCCCAAGCACGCGCTGAAGGAGAAGATCATCCGGCAGCTCGGCACGCTTGATGTGGATCATGTCCTGATCGACCTCGGCGCCGGTTCGACCTTCAATGTCCTCGATTTCTTCCTCGCCGCCCATGAGCGCATCGTCGTGGTTGCGCCGGTTCCCACCGCCATAGAAAATGCCTACCATTTTCTCAAGGCGGCGTATTTCCGGGGGTTGAAGAGGGCCATCCAGCGGGCCGGCGCCGCCCGAATCGTCGACCAGGCGATGGAAGAGAAGGTGGCGCGCGGCATTCGTTCGCCCAGAGAGCTGCTGGCGCAGATCACCGCGATGGATCCCGCGGCGGGCGCGGCCATCGCCCTGGATGTCGCCGCGCTGGCGCCGCGACTGATCGTCAATCAGGTGCAGCAGGAGGAAGAGCTTGAGCTGGGGCGAAGGATGGCCTTGGCCTACCGGGATTATTTCGGCGTCCAGGCAAATTTTCTGGGCGCCATTCGCAGCGACGACCGGGTCCGCCACGCCATCAGGATGAAACGCCCGGTGCTCGAGGTTTTTCCGCAGAGTGTCTTTGCCCAGGCCATCAGGGAGATCGCCGAATACCGGCTGAATACAGAGGAGGTTGGGAATGCTGGATGA
- a CDS encoding YkgJ family cysteine cluster protein, giving the protein MLATLRQWWQKIHPGNPERRKGCMACGVCCQLYGGYLHASRADLERWQRLGRNDLLAMVNSLGWIWIDPQDGRRGAPCPFLQRIDEQVVRCGIHDIKPDMCRAYPGLDLGRHCVRGVYVPGPSPRKEPADPLRPERESAWGQARRPDVPT; this is encoded by the coding sequence ATGCTGGCTACCCTGCGCCAATGGTGGCAGAAAATCCATCCTGGCAATCCGGAGAGGCGAAAAGGATGCATGGCCTGCGGGGTCTGCTGTCAGCTCTACGGTGGCTACCTGCATGCCTCCAGGGCCGACCTGGAACGCTGGCAACGCCTTGGCCGCAACGATCTCCTGGCCATGGTGAATTCCCTCGGCTGGATATGGATCGATCCGCAGGACGGCCGAAGGGGAGCGCCCTGCCCCTTTCTCCAGCGCATCGATGAGCAAGTCGTTCGTTGCGGCATTCACGACATCAAACCGGATATGTGTCGCGCCTATCCGGGGCTGGATCTTGGCCGGCACTGTGTGCGGGGAGTCTATGTCCCCGGGCCTTCTCCGCGGAAAGAGCCCGCCGACCCCCTTCGACCAGAACGGGAGAGCGCCTGGGGGCAGGCTCGACGTCCGGATGTCCCCACCTGA
- a CDS encoding helix-turn-helix domain-containing protein, with protein sequence MLDEDVHVQDCHLLGIDADSRLAEAERAWRNLKAIYAEGSLATYGLIEEAGRQEKLEQLEGAFGRIARRLSRPAPEQPVSPTGSREECVSQVSPAESAGRFLRQLREGAGLSLKDVAHRTKISPMRLDQIEQEMFERLPAAVYLRGFVLEYAKALGFPQPQEMAGLYLSRYQERVSNP encoded by the coding sequence ATGCTGGATGAAGATGTGCATGTGCAGGATTGCCATCTGCTGGGGATCGATGCCGACTCCAGGTTGGCGGAGGCGGAGCGGGCCTGGCGGAACCTGAAAGCCATTTACGCCGAGGGTTCCCTGGCCACCTATGGACTGATCGAGGAGGCCGGGCGGCAGGAAAAGCTGGAACAGCTGGAGGGCGCCTTCGGGAGAATCGCCCGCCGGCTTTCCCGGCCCGCCCCGGAACAGCCTGTATCTCCGACCGGCAGCCGGGAAGAGTGCGTCTCGCAAGTCTCGCCGGCCGAATCGGCCGGACGTTTTTTGCGCCAGCTGCGGGAGGGCGCGGGGCTCTCCCTGAAGGATGTGGCGCACCGGACGAAGATCAGCCCGATGCGGCTCGACCAGATCGAGCAGGAAATGTTCGAGCGCCTGCCGGCGGCGGTTTACCTGCGGGGGTTCGTTCTGGAATACGCTAAGGCTTTAGGCTTTCCCCAACCGCAGGAGATGGCCGGGTTGTACCTTTCCAGATATCAGGAGCGGGTGAGCAACCCATAG